The following proteins are encoded in a genomic region of Trichoplusia ni isolate ovarian cell line Hi5 chromosome 18, tn1, whole genome shotgun sequence:
- the LOC113503212 gene encoding uncharacterized protein LOC113503212 isoform X4 — protein MYQIIAGNALITKMNYEAERAMNQKRLRMEGEPGHGVVQGNGLPLNYIDNGHQIPYQPYAGAYNTHYPPPDAFSPYGPPPPGGYAPQNLSYAPPAHQNYPHHQSFPPQQPPQAQLHMPQSHMVQGYGDVGVHKPAWPPQPHLLPPLDAQKPLDVKQLKSEIKLEPTDAQKRPHPESEMLGGDLDQPKIKIKTDIFKPDDLAHRQDKPLDVAQKSLDVSKPTDLQSKDDGHPIIGVENKLLDKPSDACKAEGAAEGGAGDTPRAAEPTTPSDKSGEDRKPFSSPELPKSGSTPGKAPTPGSEPKKRGRPKGSTNKPKASLPGGAGSPALAPPRPAPPRAAPPPARPRPAGYQYAIRPFRKDFSGIQFRRRWSDDCLDSSHIPNEVYFGDVPVSLEVLHNYYDANAERERLAAAAAHIAAQKAAAAKLAAAKLQARGLVTTSAEVTTVDSSSDDDSSGTSGSDSEESDDDTPLKRGPGRPKGSKNSPRAGGAPGAPPGGPPGGTPGRRGRPPVPPELRQPGITDMKKFCKAAGIRFDYKKLVEGCTKNKERVQKMLDLLIAAGLDGKPTLEKCQALKKAKIEKKEQEKQAKKEAKAKHKETDSPCAEGGPARRMTRGATGVKPRQRIVISSDEEDDTPAARRTLSKLRSSLNDDSDSD, from the exons ATGTACCAAATCATCGCAGGGAATGCTCTAA ttaccAAGATGAATTATGAAGCCGAAAGAGCTATGAATCAGAAGCGATTGCGAATGGAGGGCGAACCGGGCCACGGTGTAGTCCAGGGGAACGGTTTGCCGCTAAATTATATAG ATAATGGCCATCAAATACCATATCAGCCGTATGCTGGTGCGTATAACACACACTATCCGCCTCCGGATGCGTTCTCTCCGTACGGGCCTCCGCCGCCAGGAGGTTATGCCCCGCAGAACCTGTCATACGCACCTCCCGCGCACCAGAACTACCCGCATCACCAGAGTTTCCCGCCACAACAGCCGCCGCAGGCTCAGTTACACATGCCACAATCCCATATGG TTCAAGGTTACGGAGATGTGGGGGTGCACAAGCCGGCATGGCCACCTCAGCCGCACCTGTTACCACCGCTGGATGCCCAAAAACCTCTGGATGTGAAACAACTGAAATCAGAGATCAAGCTTGAACCCACGGATGCTCAGAAACGACCACATCCTGAGAGTGAGATGCtg GGTGGAGATTTAGATcaacctaaaattaaaataaagacagATATATTTAAGCCGGATGATCTAGCACACAGACAGGACAAACCTCTtg ATGTTGCTCAAAAATCTCTTGATGTATCAAAGCCGACTGATCTTCAAAGTAAAG atgatggtCATCCAATAATAGGTGTGGAAAATAAGTTATTGGATAAGCCTTCAG ACGCGTGTAAAGCAGAGGGCGCTGCGGAGGGCGGCGCGGGCGACACGCCGCGGGCAGCGGAACCTACCACGCCATCTGATAAAAG TGGAGAAGACAGGAAACCGTTCAGCAGTCCAGAGCTTCCGAAATCAGGTTCCACGCCTGGCAAGGCACCCACTCCCGGAAGTGAG CCAAAGAAGAGGGGTCGGCCGAAGGGTTCGACGAACAAGCCGAAGGCGTCGCTCCCCGGGGGCGCGGGCAGCCCCGCGctcgcgcccccgcgccccgcgcccccgcgcgccgcgcccccgcccgcgcgcccccgccccGCCGGATACCAGTACGCCATCCGGCCCTTCCGCAAGGACTTCTCCGGGATACAGTTCCGCAG GCGCTGGAGCGACGACTGCCTGGACTCGTCGCACATCCCCAACGAGGTGTACTTCGGCGACGTGCCGGTGTCGCTGGAGGTGCTGCACAACTACTACGACGCCAACGCGGAGCGCGAgcggctggcggcggcggccgcgcaCATCGCCGCGCAGAAGGCCGCCGCCGCCAAGCTGGCCGCCGCCAAGCTGCAGGCGCGGGGGCTCGTCACCACCTCCGCCGAG GTGACGACAGTGGATTCGTCATCAGACGACGACTCATCAGGGACATCGGGCAGCGACTCCGAGGAGAGTGATGAT GACACGCCTCTGAAGCGAGGTCCGGGCAGGCCGAAGGGGTCCAAGAACAGTCCCCGCGCGGGCGGGGCCCCGGGCGCGCCCCCCGGCGGGCCCCCGGGCGGGACCCCGGGGCGCCGCGGCCGGCCCCCCGTGCCCCCCGAGCTGCGCCAGCCCGGGATCACCGACATGAAGAAGTTCTGCAAGGCGGCCGGCATACGCTTCGATTATAAGAAGCTCGTTgaag GTTGTACGAAAAACAAAGAACGTGTTCAGAAGATGCTGGATCTACTCATAGCAGCAGGCTTAGATGGCAAGCCGACTCTAGAGAAATGTCAAGCGCTCAAAAAGGCGAAGATCGAGAAGAAAGAACAAGAAAAGCAAGCGAAAAAAGAAGCGAAAGCAAAGCACAAAGAAACGGATT CGCCGTGCGCGGAGGGCGGGCCGGCGCGGCGCATGACGCGCGGCGCGACGGGCGTGAAGCCGCGCCAGCGCATCGTGATCTCGTCGGACGAGGAGGACGAcacgcccgccgcgcgccgcacgcTCTCCAAGCTGCGCTCCTCGCTCAACGACGACTCCGACTCCGACTAG
- the LOC113503212 gene encoding actin cytoskeleton-regulatory complex protein PAN1-like isoform X1, producing the protein MYQIIAGNALITKMNYEAERAMNQKRLRMEGEPGHGVVQGNGLPLNYIDNGHQIPYQPYAGAYNTHYPPPDAFSPYGPPPPGGYAPQNLSYAPPAHQNYPHHQSFPPQQPPQAQLHMPQSHMVQGYGDVGVHKPAWPPQPHLLPPLDAQKPLDVKQLKSEIKLEPTDAQKRPHPESEMLALQARQREYNVQISSTLGGDLDQPKIKIKTDIFKPDDLAHRQDKPLDVAQKSLDVSKPTDLQSKDDGHPIIGVENKLLDKPSDACKAEGAAEGGAGDTPRAAEPTTPSDKSGEDRKPFSSPELPKSGSTPGKAPTPGSEPKKRGRPKGSTNKPKASLPGGAGSPALAPPRPAPPRAAPPPARPRPAGYQYAIRPFRKDFSGIQFRRRWSDDCLDSSHIPNEVYFGDVPVSLEVLHNYYDANAERERLAAAAAHIAAQKAAAAKLAAAKLQARGLVTTSAEVTTVDSSSDDDSSGTSGSDSEESDDDTPLKRGPGRPKGSKNSPRAGGAPGAPPGGPPGGTPGRRGRPPVPPELRQPGITDMKKFCKAAGIRFDYKKLVEGCTKNKERVQKMLDLLIAAGLDGKPTLEKCQALKKAKIEKKEQEKQAKKEAKAKHKETDSPCAEGGPARRMTRGATGVKPRQRIVISSDEEDDTPAARRTLSKLRSSLNDDSDSD; encoded by the exons ATGTACCAAATCATCGCAGGGAATGCTCTAA ttaccAAGATGAATTATGAAGCCGAAAGAGCTATGAATCAGAAGCGATTGCGAATGGAGGGCGAACCGGGCCACGGTGTAGTCCAGGGGAACGGTTTGCCGCTAAATTATATAG ATAATGGCCATCAAATACCATATCAGCCGTATGCTGGTGCGTATAACACACACTATCCGCCTCCGGATGCGTTCTCTCCGTACGGGCCTCCGCCGCCAGGAGGTTATGCCCCGCAGAACCTGTCATACGCACCTCCCGCGCACCAGAACTACCCGCATCACCAGAGTTTCCCGCCACAACAGCCGCCGCAGGCTCAGTTACACATGCCACAATCCCATATGG TTCAAGGTTACGGAGATGTGGGGGTGCACAAGCCGGCATGGCCACCTCAGCCGCACCTGTTACCACCGCTGGATGCCCAAAAACCTCTGGATGTGAAACAACTGAAATCAGAGATCAAGCTTGAACCCACGGATGCTCAGAAACGACCACATCCTGAGAGTGAGATGCtg GCTCTACAGGCAAGGCAGAGAGAGTACAATGTCCAGATATCCAGTACCTtg GGTGGAGATTTAGATcaacctaaaattaaaataaagacagATATATTTAAGCCGGATGATCTAGCACACAGACAGGACAAACCTCTtg ATGTTGCTCAAAAATCTCTTGATGTATCAAAGCCGACTGATCTTCAAAGTAAAG atgatggtCATCCAATAATAGGTGTGGAAAATAAGTTATTGGATAAGCCTTCAG ACGCGTGTAAAGCAGAGGGCGCTGCGGAGGGCGGCGCGGGCGACACGCCGCGGGCAGCGGAACCTACCACGCCATCTGATAAAAG TGGAGAAGACAGGAAACCGTTCAGCAGTCCAGAGCTTCCGAAATCAGGTTCCACGCCTGGCAAGGCACCCACTCCCGGAAGTGAG CCAAAGAAGAGGGGTCGGCCGAAGGGTTCGACGAACAAGCCGAAGGCGTCGCTCCCCGGGGGCGCGGGCAGCCCCGCGctcgcgcccccgcgccccgcgcccccgcgcgccgcgcccccgcccgcgcgcccccgccccGCCGGATACCAGTACGCCATCCGGCCCTTCCGCAAGGACTTCTCCGGGATACAGTTCCGCAG GCGCTGGAGCGACGACTGCCTGGACTCGTCGCACATCCCCAACGAGGTGTACTTCGGCGACGTGCCGGTGTCGCTGGAGGTGCTGCACAACTACTACGACGCCAACGCGGAGCGCGAgcggctggcggcggcggccgcgcaCATCGCCGCGCAGAAGGCCGCCGCCGCCAAGCTGGCCGCCGCCAAGCTGCAGGCGCGGGGGCTCGTCACCACCTCCGCCGAG GTGACGACAGTGGATTCGTCATCAGACGACGACTCATCAGGGACATCGGGCAGCGACTCCGAGGAGAGTGATGAT GACACGCCTCTGAAGCGAGGTCCGGGCAGGCCGAAGGGGTCCAAGAACAGTCCCCGCGCGGGCGGGGCCCCGGGCGCGCCCCCCGGCGGGCCCCCGGGCGGGACCCCGGGGCGCCGCGGCCGGCCCCCCGTGCCCCCCGAGCTGCGCCAGCCCGGGATCACCGACATGAAGAAGTTCTGCAAGGCGGCCGGCATACGCTTCGATTATAAGAAGCTCGTTgaag GTTGTACGAAAAACAAAGAACGTGTTCAGAAGATGCTGGATCTACTCATAGCAGCAGGCTTAGATGGCAAGCCGACTCTAGAGAAATGTCAAGCGCTCAAAAAGGCGAAGATCGAGAAGAAAGAACAAGAAAAGCAAGCGAAAAAAGAAGCGAAAGCAAAGCACAAAGAAACGGATT CGCCGTGCGCGGAGGGCGGGCCGGCGCGGCGCATGACGCGCGGCGCGACGGGCGTGAAGCCGCGCCAGCGCATCGTGATCTCGTCGGACGAGGAGGACGAcacgcccgccgcgcgccgcacgcTCTCCAAGCTGCGCTCCTCGCTCAACGACGACTCCGACTCCGACTAG
- the LOC113503212 gene encoding actin cytoskeleton-regulatory complex protein PAN1-like isoform X2, giving the protein MYQIIAGNALITKMNYEAERAMNQKRLRMEGEPGHGVVQGNGLPLNYIDNGHQIPYQPYAGAYNTHYPPPDAFSPYGPPPPGGYAPQNLSYAPPAHQNYPHHQSFPPQQPPQAQLHMPQSHMGYGDVGVHKPAWPPQPHLLPPLDAQKPLDVKQLKSEIKLEPTDAQKRPHPESEMLALQARQREYNVQISSTLGGDLDQPKIKIKTDIFKPDDLAHRQDKPLDVAQKSLDVSKPTDLQSKDDGHPIIGVENKLLDKPSDACKAEGAAEGGAGDTPRAAEPTTPSDKSGEDRKPFSSPELPKSGSTPGKAPTPGSEPKKRGRPKGSTNKPKASLPGGAGSPALAPPRPAPPRAAPPPARPRPAGYQYAIRPFRKDFSGIQFRRRWSDDCLDSSHIPNEVYFGDVPVSLEVLHNYYDANAERERLAAAAAHIAAQKAAAAKLAAAKLQARGLVTTSAEVTTVDSSSDDDSSGTSGSDSEESDDDTPLKRGPGRPKGSKNSPRAGGAPGAPPGGPPGGTPGRRGRPPVPPELRQPGITDMKKFCKAAGIRFDYKKLVEGCTKNKERVQKMLDLLIAAGLDGKPTLEKCQALKKAKIEKKEQEKQAKKEAKAKHKETDSPCAEGGPARRMTRGATGVKPRQRIVISSDEEDDTPAARRTLSKLRSSLNDDSDSD; this is encoded by the exons ATGTACCAAATCATCGCAGGGAATGCTCTAA ttaccAAGATGAATTATGAAGCCGAAAGAGCTATGAATCAGAAGCGATTGCGAATGGAGGGCGAACCGGGCCACGGTGTAGTCCAGGGGAACGGTTTGCCGCTAAATTATATAG ATAATGGCCATCAAATACCATATCAGCCGTATGCTGGTGCGTATAACACACACTATCCGCCTCCGGATGCGTTCTCTCCGTACGGGCCTCCGCCGCCAGGAGGTTATGCCCCGCAGAACCTGTCATACGCACCTCCCGCGCACCAGAACTACCCGCATCACCAGAGTTTCCCGCCACAACAGCCGCCGCAGGCTCAGTTACACATGCCACAATCCCATATGG GTTACGGAGATGTGGGGGTGCACAAGCCGGCATGGCCACCTCAGCCGCACCTGTTACCACCGCTGGATGCCCAAAAACCTCTGGATGTGAAACAACTGAAATCAGAGATCAAGCTTGAACCCACGGATGCTCAGAAACGACCACATCCTGAGAGTGAGATGCtg GCTCTACAGGCAAGGCAGAGAGAGTACAATGTCCAGATATCCAGTACCTtg GGTGGAGATTTAGATcaacctaaaattaaaataaagacagATATATTTAAGCCGGATGATCTAGCACACAGACAGGACAAACCTCTtg ATGTTGCTCAAAAATCTCTTGATGTATCAAAGCCGACTGATCTTCAAAGTAAAG atgatggtCATCCAATAATAGGTGTGGAAAATAAGTTATTGGATAAGCCTTCAG ACGCGTGTAAAGCAGAGGGCGCTGCGGAGGGCGGCGCGGGCGACACGCCGCGGGCAGCGGAACCTACCACGCCATCTGATAAAAG TGGAGAAGACAGGAAACCGTTCAGCAGTCCAGAGCTTCCGAAATCAGGTTCCACGCCTGGCAAGGCACCCACTCCCGGAAGTGAG CCAAAGAAGAGGGGTCGGCCGAAGGGTTCGACGAACAAGCCGAAGGCGTCGCTCCCCGGGGGCGCGGGCAGCCCCGCGctcgcgcccccgcgccccgcgcccccgcgcgccgcgcccccgcccgcgcgcccccgccccGCCGGATACCAGTACGCCATCCGGCCCTTCCGCAAGGACTTCTCCGGGATACAGTTCCGCAG GCGCTGGAGCGACGACTGCCTGGACTCGTCGCACATCCCCAACGAGGTGTACTTCGGCGACGTGCCGGTGTCGCTGGAGGTGCTGCACAACTACTACGACGCCAACGCGGAGCGCGAgcggctggcggcggcggccgcgcaCATCGCCGCGCAGAAGGCCGCCGCCGCCAAGCTGGCCGCCGCCAAGCTGCAGGCGCGGGGGCTCGTCACCACCTCCGCCGAG GTGACGACAGTGGATTCGTCATCAGACGACGACTCATCAGGGACATCGGGCAGCGACTCCGAGGAGAGTGATGAT GACACGCCTCTGAAGCGAGGTCCGGGCAGGCCGAAGGGGTCCAAGAACAGTCCCCGCGCGGGCGGGGCCCCGGGCGCGCCCCCCGGCGGGCCCCCGGGCGGGACCCCGGGGCGCCGCGGCCGGCCCCCCGTGCCCCCCGAGCTGCGCCAGCCCGGGATCACCGACATGAAGAAGTTCTGCAAGGCGGCCGGCATACGCTTCGATTATAAGAAGCTCGTTgaag GTTGTACGAAAAACAAAGAACGTGTTCAGAAGATGCTGGATCTACTCATAGCAGCAGGCTTAGATGGCAAGCCGACTCTAGAGAAATGTCAAGCGCTCAAAAAGGCGAAGATCGAGAAGAAAGAACAAGAAAAGCAAGCGAAAAAAGAAGCGAAAGCAAAGCACAAAGAAACGGATT CGCCGTGCGCGGAGGGCGGGCCGGCGCGGCGCATGACGCGCGGCGCGACGGGCGTGAAGCCGCGCCAGCGCATCGTGATCTCGTCGGACGAGGAGGACGAcacgcccgccgcgcgccgcacgcTCTCCAAGCTGCGCTCCTCGCTCAACGACGACTCCGACTCCGACTAG
- the LOC113503212 gene encoding actin cytoskeleton-regulatory complex protein PAN1-like isoform X5 translates to MYQIIAGNALITKMNYEAERAMNQKRLRMEGEPGHGVVQGNGLPLNYIDNGHQIPYQPYAGAYNTHYPPPDAFSPYGPPPPGGYAPQNLSYAPPAHQNYPHHQSFPPQQPPQAQLHMPQSHMVQGYGDVGVHKPAWPPQPHLLPPLDAQKPLDVKQLKSEIKLEPTDAQKRPHPESEMLALQARQREYNVQISSTLGGDLDQPKIKIKTDIFKPDDLAHRQDKPLDVAQKSLDVSKPTDLQSKDACKAEGAAEGGAGDTPRAAEPTTPSDKSGEDRKPFSSPELPKSGSTPGKAPTPGSEPKKRGRPKGSTNKPKASLPGGAGSPALAPPRPAPPRAAPPPARPRPAGYQYAIRPFRKDFSGIQFRRRWSDDCLDSSHIPNEVYFGDVPVSLEVLHNYYDANAERERLAAAAAHIAAQKAAAAKLAAAKLQARGLVTTSAEVTTVDSSSDDDSSGTSGSDSEESDDDTPLKRGPGRPKGSKNSPRAGGAPGAPPGGPPGGTPGRRGRPPVPPELRQPGITDMKKFCKAAGIRFDYKKLVEGCTKNKERVQKMLDLLIAAGLDGKPTLEKCQALKKAKIEKKEQEKQAKKEAKAKHKETDSPCAEGGPARRMTRGATGVKPRQRIVISSDEEDDTPAARRTLSKLRSSLNDDSDSD, encoded by the exons ATGTACCAAATCATCGCAGGGAATGCTCTAA ttaccAAGATGAATTATGAAGCCGAAAGAGCTATGAATCAGAAGCGATTGCGAATGGAGGGCGAACCGGGCCACGGTGTAGTCCAGGGGAACGGTTTGCCGCTAAATTATATAG ATAATGGCCATCAAATACCATATCAGCCGTATGCTGGTGCGTATAACACACACTATCCGCCTCCGGATGCGTTCTCTCCGTACGGGCCTCCGCCGCCAGGAGGTTATGCCCCGCAGAACCTGTCATACGCACCTCCCGCGCACCAGAACTACCCGCATCACCAGAGTTTCCCGCCACAACAGCCGCCGCAGGCTCAGTTACACATGCCACAATCCCATATGG TTCAAGGTTACGGAGATGTGGGGGTGCACAAGCCGGCATGGCCACCTCAGCCGCACCTGTTACCACCGCTGGATGCCCAAAAACCTCTGGATGTGAAACAACTGAAATCAGAGATCAAGCTTGAACCCACGGATGCTCAGAAACGACCACATCCTGAGAGTGAGATGCtg GCTCTACAGGCAAGGCAGAGAGAGTACAATGTCCAGATATCCAGTACCTtg GGTGGAGATTTAGATcaacctaaaattaaaataaagacagATATATTTAAGCCGGATGATCTAGCACACAGACAGGACAAACCTCTtg ATGTTGCTCAAAAATCTCTTGATGTATCAAAGCCGACTGATCTTCAAAGTAAAG ACGCGTGTAAAGCAGAGGGCGCTGCGGAGGGCGGCGCGGGCGACACGCCGCGGGCAGCGGAACCTACCACGCCATCTGATAAAAG TGGAGAAGACAGGAAACCGTTCAGCAGTCCAGAGCTTCCGAAATCAGGTTCCACGCCTGGCAAGGCACCCACTCCCGGAAGTGAG CCAAAGAAGAGGGGTCGGCCGAAGGGTTCGACGAACAAGCCGAAGGCGTCGCTCCCCGGGGGCGCGGGCAGCCCCGCGctcgcgcccccgcgccccgcgcccccgcgcgccgcgcccccgcccgcgcgcccccgccccGCCGGATACCAGTACGCCATCCGGCCCTTCCGCAAGGACTTCTCCGGGATACAGTTCCGCAG GCGCTGGAGCGACGACTGCCTGGACTCGTCGCACATCCCCAACGAGGTGTACTTCGGCGACGTGCCGGTGTCGCTGGAGGTGCTGCACAACTACTACGACGCCAACGCGGAGCGCGAgcggctggcggcggcggccgcgcaCATCGCCGCGCAGAAGGCCGCCGCCGCCAAGCTGGCCGCCGCCAAGCTGCAGGCGCGGGGGCTCGTCACCACCTCCGCCGAG GTGACGACAGTGGATTCGTCATCAGACGACGACTCATCAGGGACATCGGGCAGCGACTCCGAGGAGAGTGATGAT GACACGCCTCTGAAGCGAGGTCCGGGCAGGCCGAAGGGGTCCAAGAACAGTCCCCGCGCGGGCGGGGCCCCGGGCGCGCCCCCCGGCGGGCCCCCGGGCGGGACCCCGGGGCGCCGCGGCCGGCCCCCCGTGCCCCCCGAGCTGCGCCAGCCCGGGATCACCGACATGAAGAAGTTCTGCAAGGCGGCCGGCATACGCTTCGATTATAAGAAGCTCGTTgaag GTTGTACGAAAAACAAAGAACGTGTTCAGAAGATGCTGGATCTACTCATAGCAGCAGGCTTAGATGGCAAGCCGACTCTAGAGAAATGTCAAGCGCTCAAAAAGGCGAAGATCGAGAAGAAAGAACAAGAAAAGCAAGCGAAAAAAGAAGCGAAAGCAAAGCACAAAGAAACGGATT CGCCGTGCGCGGAGGGCGGGCCGGCGCGGCGCATGACGCGCGGCGCGACGGGCGTGAAGCCGCGCCAGCGCATCGTGATCTCGTCGGACGAGGAGGACGAcacgcccgccgcgcgccgcacgcTCTCCAAGCTGCGCTCCTCGCTCAACGACGACTCCGACTCCGACTAG
- the LOC113503212 gene encoding actin cytoskeleton-regulatory complex protein PAN1-like isoform X3, translated as MNYEAERAMNQKRLRMEGEPGHGVVQGNGLPLNYIDNGHQIPYQPYAGAYNTHYPPPDAFSPYGPPPPGGYAPQNLSYAPPAHQNYPHHQSFPPQQPPQAQLHMPQSHMVQGYGDVGVHKPAWPPQPHLLPPLDAQKPLDVKQLKSEIKLEPTDAQKRPHPESEMLALQARQREYNVQISSTLGGDLDQPKIKIKTDIFKPDDLAHRQDKPLDVAQKSLDVSKPTDLQSKDDGHPIIGVENKLLDKPSDACKAEGAAEGGAGDTPRAAEPTTPSDKSGEDRKPFSSPELPKSGSTPGKAPTPGSEPKKRGRPKGSTNKPKASLPGGAGSPALAPPRPAPPRAAPPPARPRPAGYQYAIRPFRKDFSGIQFRRRWSDDCLDSSHIPNEVYFGDVPVSLEVLHNYYDANAERERLAAAAAHIAAQKAAAAKLAAAKLQARGLVTTSAEVTTVDSSSDDDSSGTSGSDSEESDDDTPLKRGPGRPKGSKNSPRAGGAPGAPPGGPPGGTPGRRGRPPVPPELRQPGITDMKKFCKAAGIRFDYKKLVEGCTKNKERVQKMLDLLIAAGLDGKPTLEKCQALKKAKIEKKEQEKQAKKEAKAKHKETDSPCAEGGPARRMTRGATGVKPRQRIVISSDEEDDTPAARRTLSKLRSSLNDDSDSD; from the exons ATGAATTATGAAGCCGAAAGAGCTATGAATCAGAAGCGATTGCGAATGGAGGGCGAACCGGGCCACGGTGTAGTCCAGGGGAACGGTTTGCCGCTAAATTATATAG ATAATGGCCATCAAATACCATATCAGCCGTATGCTGGTGCGTATAACACACACTATCCGCCTCCGGATGCGTTCTCTCCGTACGGGCCTCCGCCGCCAGGAGGTTATGCCCCGCAGAACCTGTCATACGCACCTCCCGCGCACCAGAACTACCCGCATCACCAGAGTTTCCCGCCACAACAGCCGCCGCAGGCTCAGTTACACATGCCACAATCCCATATGG TTCAAGGTTACGGAGATGTGGGGGTGCACAAGCCGGCATGGCCACCTCAGCCGCACCTGTTACCACCGCTGGATGCCCAAAAACCTCTGGATGTGAAACAACTGAAATCAGAGATCAAGCTTGAACCCACGGATGCTCAGAAACGACCACATCCTGAGAGTGAGATGCtg GCTCTACAGGCAAGGCAGAGAGAGTACAATGTCCAGATATCCAGTACCTtg GGTGGAGATTTAGATcaacctaaaattaaaataaagacagATATATTTAAGCCGGATGATCTAGCACACAGACAGGACAAACCTCTtg ATGTTGCTCAAAAATCTCTTGATGTATCAAAGCCGACTGATCTTCAAAGTAAAG atgatggtCATCCAATAATAGGTGTGGAAAATAAGTTATTGGATAAGCCTTCAG ACGCGTGTAAAGCAGAGGGCGCTGCGGAGGGCGGCGCGGGCGACACGCCGCGGGCAGCGGAACCTACCACGCCATCTGATAAAAG TGGAGAAGACAGGAAACCGTTCAGCAGTCCAGAGCTTCCGAAATCAGGTTCCACGCCTGGCAAGGCACCCACTCCCGGAAGTGAG CCAAAGAAGAGGGGTCGGCCGAAGGGTTCGACGAACAAGCCGAAGGCGTCGCTCCCCGGGGGCGCGGGCAGCCCCGCGctcgcgcccccgcgccccgcgcccccgcgcgccgcgcccccgcccgcgcgcccccgccccGCCGGATACCAGTACGCCATCCGGCCCTTCCGCAAGGACTTCTCCGGGATACAGTTCCGCAG GCGCTGGAGCGACGACTGCCTGGACTCGTCGCACATCCCCAACGAGGTGTACTTCGGCGACGTGCCGGTGTCGCTGGAGGTGCTGCACAACTACTACGACGCCAACGCGGAGCGCGAgcggctggcggcggcggccgcgcaCATCGCCGCGCAGAAGGCCGCCGCCGCCAAGCTGGCCGCCGCCAAGCTGCAGGCGCGGGGGCTCGTCACCACCTCCGCCGAG GTGACGACAGTGGATTCGTCATCAGACGACGACTCATCAGGGACATCGGGCAGCGACTCCGAGGAGAGTGATGAT GACACGCCTCTGAAGCGAGGTCCGGGCAGGCCGAAGGGGTCCAAGAACAGTCCCCGCGCGGGCGGGGCCCCGGGCGCGCCCCCCGGCGGGCCCCCGGGCGGGACCCCGGGGCGCCGCGGCCGGCCCCCCGTGCCCCCCGAGCTGCGCCAGCCCGGGATCACCGACATGAAGAAGTTCTGCAAGGCGGCCGGCATACGCTTCGATTATAAGAAGCTCGTTgaag GTTGTACGAAAAACAAAGAACGTGTTCAGAAGATGCTGGATCTACTCATAGCAGCAGGCTTAGATGGCAAGCCGACTCTAGAGAAATGTCAAGCGCTCAAAAAGGCGAAGATCGAGAAGAAAGAACAAGAAAAGCAAGCGAAAAAAGAAGCGAAAGCAAAGCACAAAGAAACGGATT CGCCGTGCGCGGAGGGCGGGCCGGCGCGGCGCATGACGCGCGGCGCGACGGGCGTGAAGCCGCGCCAGCGCATCGTGATCTCGTCGGACGAGGAGGACGAcacgcccgccgcgcgccgcacgcTCTCCAAGCTGCGCTCCTCGCTCAACGACGACTCCGACTCCGACTAG